From a region of the Castor canadensis chromosome 7, mCasCan1.hap1v2, whole genome shotgun sequence genome:
- the Sfr1 gene encoding swi5-dependent recombination DNA repair protein 1 homolog isoform X1: MEYPSDSAVIFPGTPQACGNPPSPYTNSSRKQPMSATLRERLRKTRSSFNSYCSVVKRLKVENEENDQILSEKTASSTEENCVEFQESLQHIDSESEESMFLKNIIKDISACESKSLDTGSYSTLQNDFVNESPKQGLKEERAKLVQQIQEKEDLLRRLKLVKMYRSKNDLSQLQLLIKKWRNGSQLLLYELQSAMSEENKKLSLSQLIDHYGLDDKLLRYNRTEEEFLGV; this comes from the exons ATGGAATATCCATCAGACTCAGCCGTGATTTTCCCTGGCACTCCTCAGGCCTGTGGGAATCCACCATCTCCCTATACAAACAGCTCACGGAAGCAA CCTATGAGTGCAACACTTAGAGAAAGATTAAGGAAAACAAGATCTTCATTTAATTCCTATTGCAGTGTGGTGAAACGTCTTAAAgtagagaatgaagaaaatgatcaGATCCTTTCAGAAAAAACAGCATCTTCAACAGAAGAAAACTGTGTGGAATTTCAAGAAAGTCTTCAACACATAGACAGTGAATCTGAAGAAAGTATGTTCTTGAAAAATATCATCAAGGATATCAGTGCATGTGAATCTAAGTCACTTGATACTGGGTCATACAGTACTCTCCAAAATGATTTTGTGAATGAGAGTCCTAAACAAGgattaaaggaagaaagagcaaAATTGGTGCAGCAGATTCAGGAGAAGGAAGACCTTCTTCGGAGGCTAAAACTAGTCAAAATGTATAGATCAAAG AATGACCTGTCACAGTTACAGTTATTAATAAAGAAGTGGCGAAACGGCAGCCAGCTATTACTTTATGAATTGCAGTCAGCTATGTCTGAAGAGAACAAGAAACTAAGCCTTAGTCAATTGATCGACCACTACGGGTTAGATGATAAATTGCTACGTTATAACAGAACTGAAGAAGAATTTTTAGGTGTttga
- the Sfr1 gene encoding swi5-dependent recombination DNA repair protein 1 homolog isoform X2, producing MSATLRERLRKTRSSFNSYCSVVKRLKVENEENDQILSEKTASSTEENCVEFQESLQHIDSESEESMFLKNIIKDISACESKSLDTGSYSTLQNDFVNESPKQGLKEERAKLVQQIQEKEDLLRRLKLVKMYRSKNDLSQLQLLIKKWRNGSQLLLYELQSAMSEENKKLSLSQLIDHYGLDDKLLRYNRTEEEFLGV from the exons ATGAGTGCAACACTTAGAGAAAGATTAAGGAAAACAAGATCTTCATTTAATTCCTATTGCAGTGTGGTGAAACGTCTTAAAgtagagaatgaagaaaatgatcaGATCCTTTCAGAAAAAACAGCATCTTCAACAGAAGAAAACTGTGTGGAATTTCAAGAAAGTCTTCAACACATAGACAGTGAATCTGAAGAAAGTATGTTCTTGAAAAATATCATCAAGGATATCAGTGCATGTGAATCTAAGTCACTTGATACTGGGTCATACAGTACTCTCCAAAATGATTTTGTGAATGAGAGTCCTAAACAAGgattaaaggaagaaagagcaaAATTGGTGCAGCAGATTCAGGAGAAGGAAGACCTTCTTCGGAGGCTAAAACTAGTCAAAATGTATAGATCAAAG AATGACCTGTCACAGTTACAGTTATTAATAAAGAAGTGGCGAAACGGCAGCCAGCTATTACTTTATGAATTGCAGTCAGCTATGTCTGAAGAGAACAAGAAACTAAGCCTTAGTCAATTGATCGACCACTACGGGTTAGATGATAAATTGCTACGTTATAACAGAACTGAAGAAGAATTTTTAGGTGTttga